A window from Streptomyces sp. NBC_00271 encodes these proteins:
- a CDS encoding O-acetyl-ADP-ribose deacetylase, which yields MTAITLVQGDITRQSADAIVNAANSSLLGGGGVDGAIHRRGGPAILADCRRLRASHYGKGLPTGRAVATTAGELDARWVIHTVGPVFSREEDRSELLASCYRESLKVADELGARTVAFPAVSAGIYGWPMDDAARIAVETVRATRTAVEEVTFVLFDEPAYEAFAAQVR from the coding sequence ATGACCGCCATCACCCTGGTCCAGGGAGACATCACCCGTCAGAGCGCCGACGCGATCGTCAACGCGGCGAACTCGTCGCTGCTCGGCGGGGGAGGCGTGGACGGGGCCATCCATCGACGTGGCGGCCCCGCCATCCTCGCCGACTGCCGCAGGCTCCGCGCCTCGCACTACGGCAAGGGACTGCCCACGGGCCGGGCGGTCGCCACCACCGCGGGCGAGCTGGACGCGCGGTGGGTCATCCACACGGTCGGCCCGGTCTTCAGCCGTGAGGAGGACCGCTCGGAACTCCTCGCCTCCTGCTACCGGGAGTCGCTGAAGGTGGCCGACGAACTCGGCGCCCGCACGGTCGCCTTCCCGGCCGTCTCCGCCGGTATCTACGGGTGGCCGATGGACGACGCCGCCCGGATCGCGGTGGAGACGGTACGGGCCACGCGGACGGCCGTCGAGGAGGTCACCTTCGTCCTCTTCGACGAGCCGGCGTACGAGGCGTTCGCCGCGCAGGTCCGCTGA
- a CDS encoding adenylate kinase, which produces MRRILVVGSTGAGKSTLARGLSARLGLPYHEMDALYFTGAGWAVNEKLSENVLRITAEPGWIIDSLGYPEVRDLMWDRADTVIWLDYPKRVVLPRVLRRSVRRTVTREPLFGGNRETWTGWLSREHPLWWAWSQHANRRREITRRTGDPRFAPLDTLRFGRPGDTAAWEKSL; this is translated from the coding sequence ATGCGGCGGATCTTGGTGGTGGGCAGTACCGGTGCGGGCAAGTCCACGCTCGCCCGGGGCCTGAGCGCTCGCCTCGGCCTGCCCTATCACGAGATGGACGCGCTGTACTTCACCGGCGCCGGGTGGGCCGTGAACGAGAAGCTGAGCGAGAACGTACTGCGGATCACCGCCGAACCCGGCTGGATCATCGACTCCCTCGGCTATCCCGAGGTCCGTGACCTGATGTGGGACCGGGCCGACACGGTGATATGGCTGGACTATCCCAAACGGGTCGTCCTGCCCCGCGTCCTGCGCCGTTCCGTCCGCCGCACCGTCACACGCGAGCCGCTGTTCGGTGGCAACAGGGAGACCTGGACCGGCTGGCTGAGCCGGGAACACCCCCTCTGGTGGGCCTGGTCCCAGCACGCGAACCGGCGCCGCGAGATCACCCGCCGCACCGGCGACCCGCGCTTCGCGCCCCTCGACACCCTTCGCTTCGGCCGCCCCGGCGACACCGCGGCCTGGGAGAAGTCCCTGTAG
- a CDS encoding beta-1,6-galactanase has protein sequence MIKRRSVLAAAGGALLGSALATGTARADATIGVNPGTTYGSWEGWGTSLAWWANVFGARDDFADIFFTTKSVAYGGKTLPGLGLNIARYNLGACSWNTVSGESMVASANIPAFKQIEGYWQDWNNEDPTSSAWDWTADANQRAALVKATQRGAVSELFANSPMWWMCLNHNPSGASGGGNNLQSWNYRQHASHLAAVALYAKNNWGVSFSSVDAFNEPSSSWWTATGTQEGCHMDATVQAAVLPYLRSELDKRGLTGTLVSASDETNYDLARTTWNSFSSTTKAQVNRVNVHGYQGSGGRRDLLYTDVVTTAGKRLWNSETGDSDATGLTLASNLCLDFRWLHPTAWVYWQVMDPSTGWAMIAYDQSTLQPTTVQTKYYVMAQFSRHIRPGMTIIDTGVGYAAAAYDASAKRLVIVAVNSGAAQNLTFDLSKFSQVSGGSGGLVRRWNTVTSGSGDLYTAHSDTYLTGKTLTAAFSAASVQTFEIDGVVV, from the coding sequence ATGATCAAGCGCAGATCGGTGCTGGCCGCGGCGGGTGGTGCGCTGCTCGGCAGTGCGCTGGCCACGGGCACCGCTCGGGCCGATGCGACCATCGGGGTCAACCCGGGTACGACGTACGGCAGTTGGGAGGGCTGGGGCACCTCCCTCGCCTGGTGGGCCAATGTGTTCGGCGCCCGGGACGACTTCGCCGACATCTTCTTCACCACCAAGTCCGTGGCGTACGGCGGCAAGACGCTGCCGGGCCTCGGCCTCAACATCGCCCGCTACAACCTGGGCGCGTGCAGCTGGAACACCGTGAGCGGCGAGAGCATGGTCGCCTCCGCCAACATCCCGGCGTTCAAGCAGATCGAGGGGTACTGGCAGGACTGGAACAACGAGGACCCCACCTCCTCCGCCTGGGACTGGACGGCCGACGCCAACCAGCGGGCTGCCCTGGTCAAGGCGACCCAACGCGGCGCCGTCAGCGAGCTGTTCGCCAACTCGCCGATGTGGTGGATGTGCCTCAACCACAACCCGTCCGGCGCGTCCGGCGGCGGCAACAACCTCCAGTCCTGGAACTACCGTCAGCACGCCTCCCACCTGGCCGCGGTGGCGCTCTACGCGAAGAACAACTGGGGTGTGAGCTTCAGCTCCGTCGACGCGTTCAACGAGCCCTCCTCCAGTTGGTGGACGGCGACGGGCACCCAGGAGGGCTGCCACATGGACGCGACCGTCCAGGCGGCCGTCCTCCCGTATCTGCGCAGCGAACTCGACAAGCGCGGTCTGACCGGCACCCTGGTCTCCGCGTCCGACGAGACGAACTACGACCTGGCCCGCACGACCTGGAACTCCTTCAGCTCGACCACGAAAGCCCAGGTCAACCGGGTCAACGTGCACGGTTATCAGGGCTCCGGCGGTCGCCGTGACCTCCTCTACACCGACGTCGTCACCACGGCGGGCAAGCGGCTGTGGAACTCCGAGACGGGCGACTCCGACGCCACCGGCCTCACCCTGGCGAGCAACCTCTGCCTGGACTTCCGCTGGCTGCACCCGACCGCGTGGGTGTACTGGCAGGTGATGGACCCCAGCACCGGCTGGGCGATGATCGCCTACGACCAGAGCACCCTCCAGCCGACCACCGTCCAGACCAAGTACTACGTGATGGCCCAGTTCAGCCGGCACATCCGCCCCGGCATGACCATCATCGACACCGGTGTCGGATACGCGGCAGCGGCGTACGACGCGAGCGCGAAGCGCCTGGTCATCGTGGCCGTCAACTCCGGCGCCGCGCAGAACCTCACCTTCGACCTGTCCAAGTTCAGCCAGGTCAGCGGGGGCAGCGGCGGACTCGTACGACGCTGGAACACCGTCACCTCCGGCAGCGGCGACCTCTACACCGCCCACTCGGACACCTATCTGACCGGCAAGACGCTCACCGCGGCCTTCTCCGCCGCGTCCGTGCAGACCTTCGAGATCGACGGAGTGGTCGTCTGA